Proteins from a single region of Paraglaciecola sp. T6c:
- the fusA gene encoding elongation factor G, translated as MARKTPINRYRNIGIVAHVDAGKTTTTERVLFYTGLSHKIGEVHDGAATMDWMEQEQERGITITSAATTCFWAGMDKQYDQHRINIIDTPGHVDFTIEVERSLRVLDGAVVVFCGSSGVEPQSETVWRQADKYHVPRVVFVNKMDRAGADFERVVGQIRKRLGATCVPIHLNIGSEENFRGVIDLIKMKAINWNESDQGMTFTYEGIPAELQDRAEALRTELVEAAAEASDELMDKYLEGEELTEEEIKLALRQRTINNEIVLATCGSAFKNKGVQAVLDAVIEFLPAPADVPAITGVLDDKDETEATRPADDEAPFAALAFKIATDPFVGTLTFFRCYSGVVNTGDSVYNPVKAKRERFGRIVQMHAKDREELKEVRAGDIAAAIGLKDVTTGDTLCDPNHIITLERMDFPEPVISIAVEPRSQADQEKMALALGKLAAEDPSFKVNTDEESGQTIISGMGELHLDIIVDRMRREFSVECNVGKPQVAYRETIRGKVDVEGKFVRQSGGRGQFGHVWLTIEPNEEGAGYEFINNIVGGAIPKEFIPSVDKGIHEQMQNGVLAGYPVLDVKVTLFDGSYHDVDSSEMAFKIAGSMGFRKGAAEAKPVLLEPTMKVEVTTPEDWMGDVVGDLNRRRGVIEGMEDGVAGIKIVLAKVPLSEMFGYSTDLRSATQGRASYSMEFFNYSEAPNNVAKAIIDARQS; from the coding sequence ATGGCTCGTAAAACGCCTATCAATCGCTACCGTAACATCGGTATCGTGGCTCACGTCGATGCGGGTAAAACCACGACGACGGAACGTGTTCTTTTCTACACCGGTTTGTCGCATAAAATTGGTGAAGTCCATGATGGCGCTGCCACCATGGACTGGATGGAACAGGAACAAGAGCGCGGTATCACTATTACCTCGGCGGCTACGACCTGCTTTTGGGCAGGTATGGATAAGCAATACGACCAACATCGCATCAACATCATAGACACGCCTGGACACGTTGACTTCACGATTGAAGTTGAGCGGTCTTTGCGGGTCCTTGATGGTGCCGTTGTCGTATTTTGTGGTTCTTCCGGTGTAGAACCTCAATCAGAAACGGTCTGGCGTCAAGCTGACAAATATCACGTCCCCCGGGTCGTGTTTGTCAACAAGATGGACAGAGCCGGTGCAGATTTTGAACGAGTGGTTGGGCAAATTCGCAAACGACTCGGTGCTACCTGTGTTCCTATTCACCTCAATATCGGTTCAGAAGAGAACTTCAGAGGTGTTATCGATTTGATTAAGATGAAAGCCATCAATTGGAATGAATCTGATCAAGGCATGACATTTACTTATGAAGGTATCCCTGCTGAATTGCAAGACAGAGCAGAAGCGCTACGTACTGAACTTGTAGAAGCCGCCGCAGAAGCCAGTGACGAATTGATGGACAAGTATTTGGAAGGCGAAGAGCTAACCGAAGAAGAGATCAAACTCGCATTGCGCCAGCGTACAATTAATAATGAAATTGTACTCGCTACTTGTGGTTCTGCTTTCAAGAATAAAGGCGTACAAGCGGTTTTGGATGCAGTAATTGAATTCTTACCTGCACCCGCAGACGTACCAGCTATCACTGGTGTGTTAGATGATAAAGATGAAACTGAAGCGACTCGTCCAGCAGATGACGAAGCTCCCTTTGCAGCTTTAGCATTTAAAATCGCTACTGACCCATTTGTGGGGACTTTAACATTTTTCCGTTGTTACTCTGGTGTGGTTAACACTGGTGATAGCGTATATAACCCTGTTAAAGCTAAGCGCGAGCGATTTGGTCGTATAGTGCAAATGCACGCGAAAGATCGTGAGGAACTCAAAGAAGTTCGAGCAGGCGATATTGCTGCGGCAATAGGTCTCAAAGATGTGACGACAGGTGACACCTTGTGTGACCCTAACCATATCATTACGCTCGAGCGGATGGACTTCCCTGAGCCCGTTATTTCTATTGCAGTTGAGCCTCGCTCACAAGCCGATCAAGAAAAAATGGCCTTAGCGTTAGGTAAACTAGCGGCTGAAGATCCATCATTTAAAGTTAATACTGACGAAGAGTCAGGACAAACAATCATATCTGGGATGGGTGAACTTCATCTTGATATCATTGTAGATCGCATGAGGCGTGAATTTAGCGTCGAATGCAATGTAGGTAAACCTCAAGTTGCTTACCGCGAAACCATTCGTGGCAAAGTCGACGTTGAAGGTAAGTTTGTTCGTCAATCAGGTGGCCGTGGTCAATTTGGTCATGTTTGGCTGACAATCGAGCCTAATGAAGAAGGGGCTGGGTACGAATTTATTAACAATATAGTCGGTGGTGCAATTCCAAAAGAATTCATTCCTTCCGTTGATAAAGGTATCCACGAACAGATGCAAAATGGTGTGCTTGCAGGTTATCCGGTACTTGATGTAAAGGTAACTTTGTTCGACGGTTCATATCATGATGTTGACTCTTCTGAAATGGCGTTTAAAATCGCTGGTTCAATGGGTTTTAGAAAGGGCGCTGCTGAGGCAAAACCTGTATTGCTTGAACCCACAATGAAAGTTGAAGTTACCACCCCAGAAGACTGGATGGGTGATGTTGTTGGTGATTTGAATCGCCGACGCGGTGTGATAGAAGGCATGGAAGACGGTGTCGCTGGGATCAAGATTGTTCTTGCGAAAGTGCCATTATCAGAAATGTTTGGATATTCCACTGACTTGCGTTCAGCTACGCAAGGAAGAGCATCATATTCAATGGAATTTTTTAATTATTCAGAAGCGCCTAATAATGTTGCGAAAGCCATTATTGACGCTCGTCAATCTTAA
- a CDS encoding FKBP-type peptidyl-prolyl cis-trans isomerase, with protein MSDKFSTIELQASYGIGLQMGEQLRANPFDGLDISAVQEGLADAFNLQPAQVTNDALREAFNQIHERMQAAKNAQFAEAQEAGEAFLSDNAKRDEVTVTESGLQYEVVNAGDGETPTAASTVRVHYHGTLLDGTVFDSSYDRGQPAEFPVGGVIKGWTEALQLMQVGAKLRLFVPHDLAYGEQGAGGAIAPFSTLVFDVELLDIIA; from the coding sequence GTGTCAGATAAATTTTCAACTATTGAGCTACAAGCAAGCTACGGTATCGGTCTTCAAATGGGTGAGCAATTGCGCGCTAACCCTTTCGACGGATTAGACATCTCTGCCGTGCAAGAAGGCCTAGCTGACGCGTTTAACTTGCAACCCGCGCAAGTGACTAACGACGCGCTGCGTGAAGCATTCAATCAAATCCACGAGCGTATGCAAGCTGCTAAAAATGCTCAGTTTGCTGAAGCGCAAGAAGCAGGTGAAGCGTTCTTGTCAGACAATGCTAAGCGTGATGAAGTAACGGTAACTGAAAGCGGATTACAGTATGAAGTAGTGAATGCGGGTGACGGTGAAACACCTACTGCTGCATCTACCGTGCGTGTTCATTACCACGGTACCTTGCTAGATGGCACTGTGTTTGACAGCTCTTACGATCGTGGACAACCGGCTGAATTCCCTGTTGGCGGTGTGATCAAAGGGTGGACTGAAGCTCTTCAGCTTATGCAAGTTGGTGCTAAGTTACGTTTATTTGTTCCACACGATCTTGCTTATGGCGAGCAAGGCGCTGGCGGTGCAATCGCACCATTTAGCACACTTGTGTTTGATGTTGAGCTACTTGATATCATTGCGTAA
- the tuf gene encoding elongation factor Tu — MAKAKFERTKPHVNVGTIGHVDHGKTTLTAAITTVLAKTYGGAASAFDQIDNAPEERERGITISTSHVEYDTPTRHYAHVDCPGHADYVKNMITGAAQMDGAILVVAATDGPMPQTREHILLGRQVGVPFMVVFMNKCDMVDDEELLELVEMEVRELLSEYEFPGDDLPVIQGSALKALEGEEQWEAKIIELAEALDSYIPEPERDIDKPFLLPIEDVFSISGRGTVVTGRVERGIVNTGDAVEIVGMKDTTTSTVTGVEMFRKLLDEGRAGENIGALLRGTKREDVERGQVLAKPGSINPHTQFEAEVYVLSKDEGGRHTPFFKGYRPQFYFRTTDVTGAVELPEGVEMVMPGDNLKFVVELIAPIAMDEGLRFAIREGGRTVGAGVVAKIIA, encoded by the coding sequence ATGGCAAAAGCAAAGTTTGAACGCACTAAACCGCATGTAAACGTCGGTACAATCGGCCACGTTGACCACGGTAAAACCACTCTAACAGCAGCAATTACTACTGTACTAGCAAAAACGTACGGTGGTGCAGCATCTGCATTCGATCAAATCGATAACGCTCCTGAAGAGCGCGAGCGTGGTATCACAATTTCAACGTCTCACGTTGAATACGATACGCCTACTCGTCACTACGCACACGTTGACTGTCCTGGACACGCCGATTATGTAAAAAACATGATCACTGGTGCTGCTCAAATGGATGGCGCGATTCTAGTAGTAGCAGCGACCGATGGTCCTATGCCACAAACACGTGAGCACATCTTGTTAGGCCGTCAGGTTGGCGTACCTTTCATGGTTGTTTTCATGAACAAATGTGACATGGTTGACGACGAAGAATTGTTAGAATTGGTAGAGATGGAAGTACGTGAATTGCTTTCAGAATATGAATTCCCTGGCGACGACTTACCAGTAATCCAAGGTTCAGCGCTTAAAGCCCTAGAAGGCGAAGAGCAATGGGAAGCAAAAATCATTGAGCTTGCAGAAGCCCTTGATAGCTACATCCCAGAGCCAGAGCGTGACATCGACAAGCCTTTCCTACTTCCAATTGAAGATGTATTCTCAATTTCAGGTCGTGGTACGGTTGTAACAGGTCGTGTTGAGCGTGGTATCGTAAACACAGGTGATGCAGTAGAAATCGTTGGTATGAAAGATACAACGACTTCAACGGTAACTGGTGTTGAAATGTTCCGTAAATTGCTTGACGAAGGTCGTGCTGGTGAGAACATCGGTGCATTGCTTCGTGGTACTAAGCGTGAAGATGTTGAGCGTGGTCAAGTACTAGCTAAGCCTGGTTCAATCAACCCACACACTCAATTCGAAGCTGAAGTATACGTACTAAGCAAAGACGAAGGTGGCCGTCATACTCCATTCTTCAAAGGTTACCGTCCACAGTTCTACTTCCGTACAACTGACGTAACAGGTGCTGTAGAGCTTCCTGAAGGCGTAGAAATGGTAATGCCTGGTGACAACTTGAAATTCGTAGTTGAATTGATTGCTCCTATCGCGATGGACGAAGGTTTACGCTTCGCAATCCGTGAAGGTGGCCGCACAGTAGGTGCTGGCGTTGTTGCAAAAATCATTGCTTAA
- the ppc gene encoding phosphoenolpyruvate carboxylase produces the protein MPKILDSQLKETVRNLGSTLGDMIRAQLGDEWLQRIETIRLDGRESYKGDSECSDKLKALFSELEDEQLLVVGRAFSQFLNLANIAEQEFNSANHDQDSIQELFNHLDKDNVSAETFEKAVNQLSIELVLTAHPTEVTRRTLIHKHSELAQCLRQIHQTSLSDIERDKIRTRIADLVAQAWHTEEIRTVRPTPVDEARWGFSVIENSLWEAVPDFVRELSAKFEAKYNLALPLDAAPVKLSSWMGGDRDGNPFVTSKVTQQVLLLARKRAAKLFAQDVDMLQVELSMSDCDDTIRSMVGDELEPYRALLRPLLDTLTNTKNGIAEFLSGASVDDSKWIASKDELLTPLMLCYNSLQACGMSVIADGRLLDTIRRVHCFGVHLLKLDIRQDSERHADVFSELTRHLGMGDYGNWSEEDKQAFLLKELSSKRPLFPAKWQPSADVQEVIDTCKVVAQHSEEGFGIYIISMASLPSDVLSVHLLLREFGVTWPMPVAPLFETLDDLNAAATVIDALMNIDWYRGYIQGHQYVMIGYSDSAKDAGAMAAGWAQYESQEALVGIAEKYGVELTLFHGRGGTIGRGGLPAHAAILSQPPGSLSGGFRVTEQGETIRYKFGMPQLAQRSLALYASAILEALISPPPAPKQEWRDLITEVAANARDNYRNTVRHDENFVPYFRVATPEQELGKLPLGSRPAKRKPSGGIESLRAIPWIFAWAQTRLVLPSWLGAMKAVQTAIDAGHRPLIDDMLQNWPFFHSRFSMLDMVFGKADPRISAEYDKRLVPEELRHLGDALRDELNMSMSLLLDVLQQKEVMESDPKGNESMNIRAGYLQPLHFLQIELLERIRAKGEEADPTLERAMMVTIAGIAVGMRNTG, from the coding sequence GTGCCAAAAATTCTAGACTCACAACTCAAAGAAACCGTACGTAATCTAGGTTCAACGTTAGGTGACATGATCCGAGCCCAATTGGGGGATGAGTGGCTGCAACGAATAGAAACCATCAGACTAGATGGTCGCGAATCATATAAAGGCGACAGTGAATGTTCTGACAAACTTAAAGCACTATTTAGTGAGCTCGAAGATGAGCAGCTGTTAGTCGTAGGTCGTGCATTTTCTCAATTTCTAAATTTAGCGAATATCGCCGAGCAAGAATTTAACAGCGCCAACCATGATCAAGACTCTATTCAAGAATTGTTCAATCATTTGGACAAAGATAACGTATCTGCAGAGACCTTCGAAAAAGCGGTAAACCAACTCAGTATTGAATTGGTATTAACGGCACATCCTACTGAGGTCACTCGTCGCACATTGATCCACAAACACAGCGAATTAGCACAATGTTTGCGTCAAATACATCAAACGAGCTTATCTGACATTGAACGAGATAAAATTCGCACCAGAATAGCGGATTTGGTGGCACAAGCATGGCACACAGAAGAAATTCGCACCGTACGCCCTACCCCTGTAGATGAAGCTCGTTGGGGTTTTTCGGTTATCGAAAACTCGTTGTGGGAAGCAGTACCCGATTTCGTACGTGAGCTAAGCGCAAAATTTGAAGCGAAATACAATCTTGCGCTCCCCCTAGATGCAGCCCCAGTGAAATTAAGCTCGTGGATGGGCGGTGACCGAGACGGTAACCCATTCGTAACATCGAAGGTGACTCAGCAAGTTCTGTTACTCGCCCGTAAACGCGCAGCGAAACTGTTCGCTCAAGACGTGGATATGTTACAAGTAGAGCTGTCGATGAGTGATTGTGACGACACAATTCGTTCAATGGTAGGCGATGAACTTGAACCGTATCGTGCACTATTACGTCCTTTGCTGGACACGCTAACCAATACCAAAAATGGTATTGCTGAATTTCTAAGCGGTGCGTCAGTAGACGACAGTAAATGGATTGCCAGCAAGGATGAGCTGCTGACTCCGCTAATGCTATGTTACAACTCGTTGCAAGCTTGCGGCATGAGCGTCATTGCCGATGGGCGCTTGTTAGACACCATTCGCCGAGTACATTGTTTTGGAGTGCATCTACTTAAGTTGGATATTCGCCAAGATTCTGAGCGTCACGCAGACGTATTCAGTGAGCTTACCCGCCACTTGGGCATGGGCGACTACGGCAATTGGAGCGAAGAAGACAAGCAAGCATTCTTGTTAAAAGAATTGAGCTCGAAGCGACCTTTATTTCCAGCCAAATGGCAGCCCTCTGCCGACGTTCAAGAAGTGATTGATACTTGTAAAGTGGTCGCACAGCACAGTGAAGAAGGCTTCGGTATTTACATTATATCAATGGCGAGTTTACCTTCAGACGTGCTTAGCGTGCACCTATTGTTGCGCGAATTCGGCGTGACATGGCCTATGCCTGTTGCCCCATTATTCGAAACGCTTGACGATCTGAATGCTGCTGCCACTGTTATTGATGCCTTAATGAACATCGACTGGTATCGTGGTTACATTCAAGGTCATCAGTACGTAATGATAGGTTATTCTGACTCAGCGAAAGACGCTGGCGCTATGGCTGCAGGTTGGGCTCAGTACGAGTCGCAAGAAGCCCTTGTTGGGATTGCTGAAAAGTACGGCGTTGAATTAACGCTGTTTCATGGTCGCGGCGGTACAATTGGGCGTGGTGGTTTACCCGCTCATGCAGCGATCCTGTCCCAGCCTCCAGGCTCTTTATCTGGCGGTTTCCGTGTTACCGAGCAAGGTGAAACCATTCGTTATAAATTTGGCATGCCGCAACTTGCTCAGCGCAGTTTAGCTTTGTACGCCAGCGCGATATTAGAAGCCCTAATTTCGCCGCCGCCAGCGCCGAAACAAGAATGGCGTGATTTAATCACCGAAGTGGCTGCAAACGCACGCGACAACTACCGCAATACAGTACGTCACGATGAGAATTTCGTGCCTTATTTCAGAGTCGCCACGCCGGAACAAGAACTAGGCAAATTGCCATTGGGTAGCCGCCCAGCCAAGCGTAAACCTAGCGGCGGGATCGAAAGCCTACGTGCTATACCTTGGATATTCGCATGGGCGCAAACACGTTTGGTTTTACCGTCGTGGTTAGGTGCAATGAAAGCGGTTCAAACCGCTATTGACGCAGGTCATCGCCCACTGATCGACGATATGCTTCAAAACTGGCCGTTCTTTCACTCGCGCTTCTCCATGCTAGATATGGTGTTCGGTAAAGCCGACCCACGTATTAGCGCTGAATATGACAAGCGTTTGGTCCCTGAAGAACTGCGGCATTTAGGTGATGCCTTGCGTGATGAACTCAATATGAGTATGAGCTTGTTACTCGATGTGCTTCAACAAAAAGAAGTCATGGAGTCAGACCCGAAAGGTAATGAATCTATGAACATCCGTGCAGGTTACTTACAACCATTGCATTTTTTACAAATTGAATTGCTAGAGCGTATTCGTGCAAAAGGTGAAGAAGCGGACCCAACGTTAGAGCGCGCCATGATGGTGACCATCGCCGGTATTGCAGTAGGTATGAGGAATACGGGGTAG
- a CDS encoding methyl-accepting chemotaxis protein codes for MKQLSIKQKIIFTLSIFVLLTSTLVGGISMMTARTTIEDRVLGTELPNIVKRIASEIDGKITAMQIIATQIATDPFILQWNEQGQSAEGEKLLVQLLRNTVSQHNLSAASFADKQTNRYWNQEGFLRTLKDDTADGWFFKYIQSKRADMVSVYRDPNTGKTDLFVNYQQANGRGLSGTAKSFKDVVDLLASFKLEASGFVYLVDDQGLVRLHTETGLINNANLDALYGNGNGTSLLEKNDFNLATVKMKNTKMLVVSSYIPSMNWYVVAQVPYNEIFATLDNAVWNITLWSILIAAIACLAAWFVATSITRPINELAGVFKKLGTGNADLAYRLPETGQKELADVAKGYNDFVNQLDMTFSDVMRNSIALKDVARSLQNIAGQTLESAQQSDEHTQDISMNLSQVSSAVSEVAKSAESATVVAVQINSEGDQISQVITNTQQDINGLVTKINDVAEVIRSLSNNTDTIAKVLENIQAISDQTNLLALNAAIEAARAGEQGRGFAVVADEVRTLAKRTADSTHEVQAIMQELKVTSASATKEITSIIEQSQVTASSIGTAHQVLEANSSHFNDITQANRSVAAATEEQSVSIELINRNMQDIRKRSGENMQKIAQMADESGGLNALAQQLDALTHQFSKGKR; via the coding sequence ATGAAACAGTTGTCCATAAAGCAAAAAATTATTTTCACTCTGAGTATCTTCGTATTGTTAACCTCTACATTAGTAGGCGGTATCAGCATGATGACCGCTCGCACCACGATCGAGGATCGTGTACTTGGCACAGAGTTACCCAACATTGTTAAGCGGATCGCAAGTGAAATTGACGGCAAAATAACAGCCATGCAAATTATCGCTACTCAAATTGCGACAGATCCCTTTATTCTGCAATGGAACGAGCAAGGGCAATCAGCAGAAGGTGAGAAACTCCTTGTTCAGTTATTGCGAAATACCGTGAGTCAGCACAACTTGAGTGCTGCTTCGTTTGCGGACAAACAGACGAATCGTTACTGGAATCAAGAGGGTTTTCTGCGCACTTTAAAAGACGATACGGCTGATGGTTGGTTTTTTAAATACATCCAAAGTAAACGAGCCGATATGGTCAGCGTTTATCGAGATCCAAATACGGGTAAAACAGATTTGTTCGTAAACTATCAGCAAGCCAATGGAAGGGGGTTATCTGGTACCGCTAAGTCCTTTAAAGACGTTGTCGATTTGCTCGCAAGTTTTAAGTTAGAAGCATCGGGTTTCGTTTATTTGGTTGATGATCAAGGGCTGGTTCGACTTCATACTGAAACAGGACTGATTAATAACGCCAACCTAGATGCCTTATATGGCAATGGGAATGGGACCAGCTTACTAGAAAAAAACGACTTTAATCTAGCCACTGTAAAGATGAAAAATACCAAAATGCTCGTCGTAAGCAGTTATATACCCAGCATGAATTGGTATGTCGTGGCCCAAGTACCGTACAACGAAATATTCGCTACCTTAGACAATGCAGTATGGAATATTACGCTCTGGTCAATTCTAATTGCAGCAATAGCCTGTTTGGCCGCGTGGTTCGTCGCTACCAGCATTACGCGGCCCATCAATGAACTTGCAGGCGTCTTTAAAAAATTAGGAACAGGGAACGCGGATCTTGCTTATCGCTTACCTGAAACGGGTCAAAAGGAATTAGCAGATGTTGCAAAGGGCTACAACGATTTCGTTAATCAATTAGATATGACGTTTAGTGACGTAATGCGAAATAGTATAGCGCTTAAAGATGTCGCGCGTTCATTACAAAATATCGCCGGCCAAACCTTAGAAAGTGCGCAACAAAGCGATGAGCACACTCAAGATATATCGATGAATCTAAGTCAGGTGAGCAGTGCAGTAAGTGAAGTGGCAAAAAGTGCTGAATCTGCAACGGTGGTGGCGGTGCAAATCAATTCTGAAGGAGATCAAATATCTCAGGTTATCACTAACACCCAGCAAGATATTAATGGATTAGTGACTAAGATAAACGATGTGGCCGAGGTCATTCGTTCACTGAGCAATAACACGGACACCATTGCTAAAGTACTGGAGAATATTCAAGCTATTTCCGATCAAACGAATCTACTCGCGTTGAATGCCGCTATTGAGGCGGCGCGAGCGGGAGAGCAAGGTAGAGGCTTTGCTGTGGTAGCAGATGAAGTTCGCACGTTAGCGAAACGAACGGCAGACTCTACTCATGAAGTGCAAGCGATTATGCAAGAGCTCAAGGTGACCTCGGCATCAGCAACTAAAGAAATCACCTCGATAATTGAGCAATCTCAAGTTACTGCTAGCTCCATAGGAACCGCCCATCAGGTTCTAGAGGCAAATAGTTCACATTTTAATGACATAACTCAAGCCAATCGGTCTGTAGCTGCGGCGACAGAAGAGCAGTCCGTTAGTATCGAGTTGATAAATCGTAATATGCAAGACATCAGAAAGCGCTCTGGGGAGAATATGCAAAAGATTGCTCAGATGGCAGATGAGTCAGGTGGACTAAATGCATTGGCACAACAGTTGGACGCGTTAACGCATCAGTTCAGCAAAGGTAAACGCTAG
- a CDS encoding YigZ family protein, producing the protein MAITSPYLIPSAPVTFEEEIKRSRFITLLSHTPSAAEAKAFIQRIKNAHPQAGHHCWGFVAGPPADSMQLGFSDDGEPSGTAGKPILAQLQGSHIGEITAVVIRYSGGTKLGTGGLVKAYGGGVKQALSLLTTKTRVATAHIAIEYDYALQGVIDDLTREYDLCITSSRFTEVASIVVSIEAIQVTSLLKKASLFENTKLRARHLEPKE; encoded by the coding sequence ATGGCAATAACATCTCCTTATTTGATCCCCAGCGCACCAGTCACCTTTGAAGAAGAAATAAAACGTAGCCGGTTTATCACCCTACTCTCCCATACACCTAGCGCTGCAGAAGCCAAAGCGTTTATCCAACGAATAAAAAACGCGCACCCACAAGCTGGGCACCATTGTTGGGGCTTTGTGGCTGGCCCACCCGCGGACTCGATGCAGCTAGGTTTTAGTGATGATGGTGAACCAAGCGGCACCGCTGGTAAGCCGATACTCGCTCAATTGCAGGGCAGCCATATAGGTGAGATAACCGCAGTGGTGATCCGTTACTCTGGTGGAACGAAGTTGGGTACAGGAGGCTTAGTGAAAGCTTATGGCGGCGGTGTTAAACAAGCTCTGTCGCTGTTGACCACCAAAACACGTGTAGCAACAGCTCATATTGCCATTGAATACGATTACGCCTTACAGGGCGTTATAGACGATTTAACGCGTGAATATGACCTTTGTATTACGTCTTCGAGGTTTACAGAAGTAGCCTCTATCGTGGTTTCAATAGAGGCTATTCAGGTTACAAGCTTATTGAAAAAAGCCTCTTTGTTTGAGAACACAAAGCTCAGAGCACGTCACCTAGAGCCCAAAGAATAA